The Pseudanabaena sp. ABRG5-3 genome includes the window TCTACTCCATCACCGAGTTTCCCAACACCAGTCTGGCAAGCGCTGAGTATAACCAAATCTATATTGGGAATTTGCCAATCGCTGATCTCATTTAGACGGATTTTATCGCCATTGCCAAAGATAATGAACGAATTGTCTGGTACGCCAGTATTAAATTCAGCATGGGAGGCGAGATGGAGAATGTTGTGGTCTTTGAATTTAGACTCGAGCGCTTGGCGACTAAACTGGTCTTCAGTTAAAGTAACAGAGTTTTGGAATGAATTGGCGATCACTTGGACTTCTTTGAGGGTAGCAGGTAATCCCAATTGTCCAAATCTTTTCTCCCCTGCTTTCCCACCAAACGCTCCTGCTAGGATATTAGGCTGAGTTTTAGGCTTTGGGGAAAAGTCCGATAGGCTATAGGCGATCAGGTTACTGATTTGATATTTTTCAATCAGCCATTTTTTGCCGTCATATAGCGCCGCAAGGGGAACATATCGCATTTGTCCATCAGGTGCGTAGAGAATCGTTTGGGCTTTGGTTTGGATGAGTTCTGCTTCGATGGGTTTGATTAGTAGATTGTAAAGGGCAACAGCCGCAGCTTTATAATCTTCAGAAGTTGTATCGAGCAGTCCCGTTCTGTAATTATTAATTAAGTCTTCTAATTCTTTTTGGGAGATTTTGACAGTGTGGTTGAGGGGAGGGGAATTAGGAGAGAAGAGGATTAGCTCGAGGCGATCGCTTAAAATTAATGGATAAAGTAACACTGTACCTTGAGGAATTTGTTGCAGATAGTCAGGAATTTTGTTTAGCTCCGATGTAGGGATTTGGCGGATCTGATTAGCAAGTTGCAGATTGATTTCTGGGCTATTCTCCAACTTTAAAATGGGCAACTGACGACCAATCACTTTCTCTGGTTCTAAGAGCTTTACCCCCTGAGCCGTTCTATCGTTCCCTTTCACATTTTTGAGATAGTCTTCTAGCTCCTGCACTTTTAGGAGATCGAGGACTTGTAGGGCTTCTATTATCCTTCCTTGCGTTAGCAGTAGACTTGCCAGATGGCGATAGGTGCGGGCAACTGTATCCAAAAAAGACTTCTGTTCTTCTTTACTTAGTCCGCGCAGATCTTTACGGATCGATTCTTGGATATTAACTGATTTCTTGTAAGCAAGGATGGATAATGTCGTTTGGTTGAGGTCAGCAAAGATTACTCCCAAGTTATTGAATACTCTTCCTTCCCCTCGCCGATCGCCAAGTTCGATCGTGATCGCTAAGTCTCGCTGATAAAAGGGGAGCGCTTTGTCGTACTGTCTGAGTTTGTTGTAAATGATGCCAAGTCCACCAACGGCTCGCCCTTCAGTGACGCGATCTTTAATTTCATAGGCGATCGCTAGTTGTTGGTGGTGGAAGGTAAGGGCTTTTTGATACTGACCTAATTCGCGGTAAGCAATACTAAGATTGCCGAGAGTACTTGCTTCCTCCTTGCGATTTTCGCTATCGCGGAATATTTCTAAAGCTTGTTGGTAAAAGGTAACGGCTTCTTTATATTTCAGTAAATTACTATAAGCGATACCAAGATTGTTGAAAGCCCTGCCTTGACCATTAAGGTCTTTGAATCCGCGAGCGATCGCCAAATCCTGTTCGTAAAAGGTAATTGCTTTTTGGTACTGACCTAATTCCCGATAAACAATGCCCAGACCACCGAGCGCTCTTCCCTCTCCCGCACGGTCTTTGATTTCGCGAGTAATGGCTAACTGTTGTTGATGAAAATTAATTGCTTGCTGATATTTCCCTAGCTCGCGGTGAGCAATCCCAAGATTCCCGACGGCATTTCCTTCATTCTGGCGATCCTTAAGTTCTTGGAATATCTCCACAGCCTGTTGGTAGAAGGCGATCGCTTTTTCGTACTGTCCTAGGAGGATGTAGCTAAGTCCAAGACTATCAAGGGCATTGGCTTCACTTTTACGATCATTGAGTTCACGGGCGATCGCTAAACGCTGTTGAAAAAAATTAACTGATTTGTCGTACTGTCCCAGCATGTAGTAGGCAATGCCGAAATTGTTCAGTACTTTTCCTTCGCCTGCACGATCTTTGATTTCTCGATAAATTTGCAGGGTCTTCTGCCATGTTTGAAAGGCAGCTTGAGTCTGGTTATTGCGATATTGCTGCAATCCTTGGTTTAGCAATCTACCTGCCTCTGCTCTGCGGTCAGATGCTTCTTGCGCCCATAGGCGATCGCTACCCAATATTGGTACGGACAAGCAAGACAAAAGAGTGACCAATGCGATCGCGCCCAAACCTTTATTCATGGCAAAAATTCTTCTCCTAAATCACAAAATTTGATCGCGCCTCACAACAGTCCATCTAAACTTTAAACCCAAATTGCTGTTTCGCTAGCGTAGCTAGCGGAACAGCAATTTGGGTTTATTTTATAACTATGCTGAGATACTTAATACCAAAACTCAAAATGGCTATGCCATTTTGTAGTTTTAAAACCCCTCAATGGGTTTGGTTTTTAATTCACGAAAGTGTGACAACACTTTCGTGAATTGGGATAACAAATGACTACAATCCATTGCCGATCGCAAAAAATGCTGACCAATAATTTGGATGATTATATTTTGGTGATTTGATCAAAGTAACTTGCGCTCTATTTAATGCTTCAGTAGGTGTGACATCACCTTTTTTGAGTTCACCATAAAAAGCTTCCATTAATGCTTGAGTACCTTCATCGTTGACAGACCAAAGTGAAGCGATCGCGTTTTTTGCTCCTGCTTTCTGGACTTGATAACCAAAGCCTAAGATTTCTACACCATCGCCCAACTTACCAACTCCAGTCTGACAAGCACTTAGCACGATCAAATCGATATTCGGAATTTGCCAATCGGTGATTTCATTGAGACGAACTTTGTCACCGTTGCCGAAAATAATGAAGGAGTTATCTGGAACGCCTATGTTAAATTCGGCATGGGTGGCAAGATGCAGAATATTATGATTTTTGAATTTTGCTTCGATCGCTTGGCGACTAAAATTCTCTTCGGTTAACGTGACTGAGTTTTGAAATAAATTGGCGATCGCTTGAACTTCTGTAAGCGTCGCTGGCAAAGCATTTTGTCCAAATTTTTTCTCTCCTGCTTTACCGCCAAATGCTCCTGCGAGGATGTTGGGTTGAGTTTTTAGATTTGGCGCAAAGTCGAAGAGGCTGTAGGCAATCAGATTATTAATGCGGTATTTCTCTGCTAGCCATTGTTTGCCGTCATAGAGTGCGGCTAGGGGAATATAGCGCAAGATGCCATCGGGTGCGTAGAGGATTGTGGTGACTTTGGCTTGGGTGAGATCGGCTTCGATGGGTTTAATCAGTAATTTGTATAGTTTTGCCGCAGGTTCTTTGACATCTTCAGAGCCAGAATCAAGGAGACCAGATCTAAAATCAATCACTAGGGTTTCTAGCTCTTTTTGCGAGATGTTGACGGTGCGGCTGATGGGAGTGGTATTGGGTGTGAAGAGGATGATTTCGAGTCTGTCGCCTAAAATCAAGGGATAAAGTAAAGCTGTTCCTTGAGGGATTTTTTGGAGATAGTCGGGTACTTTGTTGATTTCTGATTTGGGAAGTTGTTGGATTTTGTTGGCAAGCTGGCTGTTAATTTCCTTGCTATTCTCAAAGCTAACCGCTAACAGCTCATCGTTAATCGCTTTCTCTGGTTCTAAAAGTCGGACTCCTTGCGCCGATCTGTCACTGCCTTTGATATTTTTAAAGTAGTCTTCGAGTTCTTGGACTTTGAGGAGATCAAGTACTTGTAGGGCTTCCATGATACGTCCTTGTTTAAGAAGGAGATCCGCAAGGTTGCGATAGCTACTTGCAATGGTATTGGTAAAAGATTGCTGTTCTTCTTCTCTAAGTCCTTTGAGACTTTGGCGAATAGACTCAAATACATTAACAGATTGCTTATAAAAGAGAATCGAGATTTCAGTCTGATCAAGTTGATTAAAGTCAACACCCAAATTATTGAGTGATGTTGCTTCACCTTGACGATCGCCAATTTGCTTTTTGATTGCCAAGGACTGCTGATGCAAATCAATTGCTCTTGGATACTGTCTAATATTTTTGTAGGCAACACCCAAATTATTGAGTGATCTTGCCTCACCTTGGCGATCGCCGATTTTCTCCTGCATTTCTAAAGCTTGTCGATAGAAGTCAATTGCCTTTTGATATTGTCTAAGCCTGTCATATGCTGCACCCAAATTATTGAGTGATCTTGCTTCAATACTGCTCTCTCCGATTTGCTTAGCGATCGCTAATGCTTGCTGATAAAAATCAATCGCCTTCTGGTACTGTCCCAGATAGTCATATACAAGCCCCAAGTTATTGAGTGACGTTGCTTCACCATCGCGATTACCAATTTGCTTTTTGATCGCTAAGGCTTGCTGATAGAAGTCTATTGCTTTCTGGTACTGCCCCAGATTTTTGTATATAGCACCCAAATTATTGAGTGATCTTGCCTCACCATTGCGATCGCCAATTTGCTTTTTGATTGCTAAGGCTTGCTGATAAAAAACAATAGCTTTCTGATACTGACCAAGATTATCGGAAGCAAGCCCTAAATTATTGAGGGATATTGATTCCCCTTCGCGATCGTCAATTTTCTTTTGAGTTGCTAAGGCTTGCTGATAGAGTTCTATTGCTTTCTGGTACTGTCCAATATTGTTATAAGCTAACCCCAAATTATTGAGTGACGTTGCTTCTCCATAGCGATGACCGATTTGCTTTTGGATTGCTAAGGATTGCTGATAGAGTTCTATTGCTTTCTGGTAATGTCCGAGACTATCGTATGCGCCACCTAAATTACTGAGTGCCATTGCCTCCCCTTTGCGATCGCTGATTTGGGTTGTGATCGCTAGAGATTGTTGATAGAAGTCAATGGCTTTCTGATATTGTCCAAAGTTTTCGTAGGCAGTACCTAAATTATTAAGTATGGTTGCTTCGCCTTGACGATCTTTGATTGTGCGATAGATTTCTAAAGCTAGTTGCCATGTTTGAATGGCTTCTCGATAACGACTAGCTTGATATAACTGATTTCCTTGCCTTAATAGTCGAGTTGCTTCTGTCTTGGAGTCTTGTGTTGTTTGAGCTTGGATACTTTCAATGATTGTGATTGACATCGGCAAACAAGACAAACAAGCCAACATTACAATACCGATCGCCTTATTCATCGTCAACATACTCACATTTACATCAAAACCCGCAGTAGCACAACAGCCAGCATAAAGCGATATTGCCAAAAACAGGCGATCGTTACAAAAAACATAACCAATCCAAATATGCTGATTTCTAACATGTCTGTAGATGTTGTGGCACAACTGACTGGACTGACTGCTAAGCAAGTGCAGAAACTGCAAAAGCTATCAAATAAAAATTCCCAAATCACCTTTGCTCTTTTGCAAAGGAACCAGTTTTTTGTGATCGTTTTGTAAATACTGCCTACAGCCCATTTCCAATCGCAAAAAATGCCGACCAATAATTTGGATGATTGTATTTTGGTGATTTGATCAAAGTAACTTGCGCTCTATTTAATGCTTCAGTGGGGGTGATATCGCCTTTTTTGAGTTCCCGATAAAAAGCTTCCATTAATGCTTGAGTACCTTCATCGTTGACAGACCAGAGAGAAGCGATCGCATTTTTAGCGCCTGCTTTCTGGACTTGATAGCCAAATCCTAAAATTTCTACACCATCGCCAAGCTTACCAACTCCAGTCTGACAGGCACTCAGCACGATCAAATCTATATTGGGAATCTGCCAGTCGGTAATTTCATTGAGACGGATTTTGTCGCCATTACCAAAAATGATGAAGGAGTTATCAGGTGTACCCGTATTAAACTCAGCATGGGTAGCAAGATGGAGAATATTATGATTTTTGAATTTCGATTCGATCGCTTGGCGGCTAAAGTTCTCTTCGGTTAACGTGACTGAGTTTTGAAATGAATTGGCGATCGCTTGAATTTCTTTAACCGTAGCAGGTAAAGCGGTTTGTCCAAATTTTCGCTCACCTGATTTACCGCCAAAGGCTCCTGCGAGGATGTTGGGTGAGTTTTTGGGTTGTGTAGAAAAGTCGAAGAGACTATAGGCAATCAAGTTACTAATGCGGTACTTCTCTGCTAGCCATTGTTTGCCATCATAGAGTGCAGCTATGGGAATATAGCGTAGTTGTCCATCTGGTGCATAGAGGATCGTTGTAGCTTTGGCTTGGACAAGTTCGGTTTCTATGGGTTTAATCAGCAATTTGTAGAGTTGTGCCGCAGGTTTTTTGACATCTTCGTTGCTAGCGTCAAGGAGTGCAGCCCTAAAATCAATCACTAGGTTTTCTAGTTCTTTTTGCGATATTTTGACGGTGCGGCTGATGGGCGTGGTGTTGGGTGAGAAGAGGATGATTTCGATGCGATCGCCTAAAATTAAGGGATAAAGTAAAGCTGTTCCTTGAGGGATTTTTTGGAGATAGTCGGGTACTTTGTTGATTTCTGATTTGGGAAGTTGTTGGATTTTGTTAGCAAGTTGTCTGTTAATTTCCTTGCTATTCTCAAAGCTAACAGCTAACAGCTTATCGCTAATCGCTTTCTCTGGTTCTAACAATCGAACACCTTGCGCCGATCTATCACTGCCTTTTATATTTTTGAGATAGTCTTCGAGTTCTTGAAATTTGAGCAAATCGATGACCTGTAGAGCCTCCATAACTCGCCCTTGTTTAATTAGCAAATCAGCAAGACGCTTATAACCATCAGCAACTGTTTCTAAATAGGATTGCTGAGCGGTTTTGGGGAGTCCCCGAATATCTTTGCGAATAGATTCACTAATATTGATCGATCTTTTATAAAAGAGAATCGCCAGTTCGGGTTGTTGTTGGGCAGTAAATAAATAGCCCAAATTTTTGAGTGTAGCGCTTTCACCATAGCGATCACCTATTTGTTGAACGGTGGCTAGAGCTTGATAGTAATAATTCAATGCTTTGGGGTACTGCCTTGAAATTGTGTAGGCACTACCCAGATTTGTGAGAACACTACCTAGTCCCTCGCGATCACCGATTTCCTGATAGATATTTAAAGACTGCTGGTAAAACTCAATTGCTTTTAAATATTGTTTTTGGTAGTGATAGGCAACTCCTAAATTGTTTAGCCATGCTCCTTCATTTTGGCGATCGCCTATTTGTTTGGCACTCGCGAGGGACTGTTGATAAAACTGAATTGCCTTTGGATATTGTTGGAGATAGTAGTAAGCATTGCCTAAATTGCCTAGCAATTTCCCTTCCCCCTTGAGATCGCCTATTTGCTTAGTGATCTCAAGGGACTTCTGATAAAAATCAAGCGCTTTTTGGTATTGTCCTAGAGAATTATGGACATTGCCCAGATTATTGAGCCAAATTGCGGTGCTATGACGATTATTAGTTTGCTGAGCGATCGCTAAAGACTGTTGATAAAATTCAATCGCCTTTTGGTACTGTCCCAAATAATAGTAAGCGTTACCTAAATTGCCTAAAGTGATTCCTTCGCCTTGACGATCGCCAAGCTTTTGGTCAATGACCAAAGACTGTTGAAAAAATTCAATTGCTTTTTGATACTGTCCCAAAGAGTTGTAAGTACTTCCCAAATTACCAAGCGCACTTCCTACACTTTTTTGATCGCGAAGTTGCTTAGCAATGACTAAAGATTGTTGATAAAAATTAATTGCTTCTTGGTACTTTCCAAGGGAATTATAAGCGTTGCCCAAACTCAAAAGTATGGTTCCTTCCCCATCGCGATCGCTAATTTGCCTAGCAATTGCTAAGGATTGATGGAAAAGTTCGATGGCTTTTTGATGTTGACCGATGGAGTCGTAGGTATTGCCTAAATTACCAAGTGCAAGACTTTCCCATTGGCGCTTGCCCATTTGTTTAGCAATTGCTAAAGACTGTTGATAAAAATCAATTGCTTTTTGATATTGTCCGAGGGAATTATGCACATTCCCTAAACCATTAAGAGAATTTCTCTGTATATCACGAATCACAATGCAGCTTTTATCTTTTGGCAAGTTAGCACAAACACTTTCGCTAGTTTGCTCAGCGATTGCTAGAGATTGCTGATAAAATTCAATGGCTTTTTGCTTTTGTCCTAGAAAGTTATACACATTGCCTAAACTATTTAATACATTGCTTTGCGATTGGAGATCGGCAATTTGAATAGCAATTTCCAATGCTTGCTGGTAATATGCGATCGCTTTTGCAGAATCTTTTAAACTGCGATAGACTTGTCCCAAGTTAATCAGAATTTTGGCTTCATTGCTGCGATCTTTGAGACTACGATAAATTTGTAAAGCTTGTTCCAAAGATTTTAATGCTTCTGGATATTGTTTTGCCTGATATAAGGTTCGGGCTTGTTCTCGCAACCGCTCTGCTTGTATTTTTGAGTTTAGGATTGTTTGGTCTTGAGGAGTTGTGATTGAACCTTTTTCTTGCGCCAATAAACGATCATCTTGACTTATGGGGATGGAAGTACAGGCTAAACAGGTTGTTATAATAATTGGGGGTAAGATTTTTCTGAATGTGATTCTATGCTTACTCATAGTAGAAGTTTGCCTCCTATATAATCTAGAAATTCATACCTAATCTCTACAAGCCATTACCAATCACAAAAAATGCTGACCAGTATTTAGGATGATTGAACTGCGACGACTTAATTAGTGAAATTTGAGCTCTGTGCAATGCTTCAGCAGTAGTAACATTACCTGTTTTGAGTTCCTTATAAAATGCTTCCATGAGAGCTTGTGTGCCTACATCATCAACCGACCAGAAGGATGCGATCGCCTGTTTTGCACCAGCTTTCTGAATCTGATAGCCAAAGCCCAAAATCTCGACCCCACTACCGAGTTTGCCAACCCCAGTCTGACAGGCACTGAGAACAATTAATTCCACATTGGGAATTTGCCAAGTAGTCAGTTCATTCAAGCGGACTTTATCCCCATTGCCAAAGATGATGAACGAATTTTCAGGCACACCATCATTAAACTCAGCATGGGTCGCAAAATGGAGAATATTGTAGCTATTGAATTTTGCTTCAGTATTAGCTCGGCTAAAGTCATCCTCTATTAAAGTAAAGGAGTCCTGAAATGAATTGGCGATCGCGATTACTTCCTTGAGCGTAGCAGGTAAACCCTGTTGTCCAAATTTTTTGGCTCCCGCCTTGCCACCAAAGGCTCCTGCGAGAATCCGTGGCTGCGTTTTAGGCTTAGGAGAGAAGTCGGAAAGGGTATAGGCAATGAGGTTGCTAATGCGATATTTTTCGCCGAGCCACTGCTTGCCATCATTGAGAGCGCTTAGGGGGATATAGCGCAAAATGTCATCAGGGGCATAGAGAATTGTCTGAGCTTGAATTAGCTCTGTCTCAATAGGTTTAATTAATAGTTTATAGAGCGCAATTGCAGGTTCTTTATAGTCTTCAGAGCCAGCATCGATCAACCCAGATTTGAATTCGGCAACTAACGCTTCTAATTTATCTTTAGTGATATTGACGGTGCGCTGGATGGGAAGATTCTGCTGCGAAAAGAGGATAATTTCTAAGCGATCGTCTAAAATGAATGGATAGAGTAATACAGTTCCTTTTGGGATTAGATTGAGATAGTCAGGGACTTTGTTAATTTCGGTTTTAGGAAGTTGTTGAATTTGATTGGCAAGTTGATTGTTGATGTCTTTGCTATTGTCAAAGCTAACGGCTAATAGCTTATCGCTAAGAGCTTTTTCTGGTTCTAAAAACCTGACACCTTTTGCCGTGCGATCACTACCTTTGATATTTTTAAAATAGTCCTCAAGTTCTTGCACCTTCAGTAAATCAAGGACTTGTAATGCCTCCATGACCCGTCCTTGTTTGAGCAAGAGATCTGCGAGATGGCGATAGCGATCAGCGACGGTGGCTAAATAGGATTGACGATCTGCTTGGGCGAGAGCACGAATATCCTTACGGATAGATTCGGTGATATTGATCGAAGACTTATAGAAAGCGATCGCTAAATGGTTTTGAGCGAGATTAACTAAAGTCGCAGCAATCTCAGCATTTGCCTGCGCTTCTCCCCTGCGTTCACCAATTTCCCGCACAATTGTGAGATGCTGCTGATACAAATCTAATGCTTTTTCATATTGTTTGAGGGCATAATAAGCATTGCCCAAATTACCCAAGGTTGCACCTTCCCCTTGACGGTCTTTGATATTGCGGACAAGCTCTAAGTTTTGCTGTAAATACTCAATAGCTTTTTGATGTTGTCCAAGGGCATTCAAGGTATTGCCTAGATTACCCAAAGTCGTGGCTTCACCATTGCGATCGCCAATTTGCTGATAGATGACTAGTGCCTGTTGATAGACCTCAGTGGCTTGCTGGTATTTGTTCAAGTATCCATAGGCATTACCTAAATTTTCGAGTGCTTTCGCTTCGCCACGTCGATCCGCGATCGCTCGAACAAGCTGTAAACTCTGCTGGAGCCATTCCAAGGCTTTTTGATATTGACCTAAATAAGCATAAGTATTGCCAATATTTCCCGTAGCATAGGCTTCTCCTTGGCGATCGCCGATGGTTTTGGTGGCGGCTAAATATTGCTGATAGAAGTCTAAGGCTTTTTGATATTGTCCTAGAGCCACATAGTTATTGCCTAAGAGACCAAGACTGAGACTTTCACCTTGGCGATCGCTCAGGTTTTGAGAAATTTTCAGGGCTTGCTGATGATGCTCAATTGCCTTTGGATATTGTCCCAAGGCAAAGTAAGTAGCTCCTAAATTATTAAGTACTTTCACTTCCAAATTGGAAATTTGCAATTGTCTGGCAATTTCGAGACTTTGGTTAAAAGCACTAATGGCGCGATCGTATTGGCTGAAAATAACGTAGATATTGCCGATCAATAAGCGCACATTGGCTTGATTGGGATAATCGTTGATTTCTTGATAAATCTGCAATGCTTGCTCAGCAGATGCCAAAGATTCACGAAACTGGCTCAATTGCGCCTGCTGAAGGCTTTGATTGAATAGGCGATCGGCTTCCATTTTGCGCGATTGCATCGGTTGAGCTTGGACAGTCATAGATGACATTGCCAGCGATAAACCAAAACCGCAACTATAAATTCCAGTTAAAACGAACGTGAGCCAATACGATTGAGAAGCCATAGCAGCACCTTAATTATTTAATTGCTTACAACCCATTGCCGATCGCAAAAAATGCTGACCAAAAATAGGGATGATTGTAATTTGAAGACTTAATCAAAGAAATTTGCGATCGCCTTAATGCCTCAGCAATGGGGATATCGCCCTTTTGTAACTCCTTATAAAAAGCATCCATGAGTAACTGTGTCCCCGTATCATCAACTTTCCACAGAGAGGCGATCGCCGATTTTGCCCCTGCCTTCTGGACTTGATAGCCAAATCCCAAAATTTCGATCCCTTCCCCCAAGGCCCCGATCCCAGTCTGACAAGCACTGAGAATGATCAGATCTACATTGGGGATATCCCAATCGCTAATTTCATTTAATCTAATTTTGTCGCCATTCCCAAAAATGATAAATGAGGTGTCAGGTGTACCAGTATTAAACTCAGCATGGGTAGCTAAATGCAAAATATTATGGTTTTTAAGTCGTGATTCAAATTCTTTGCGGCTGAACTGTTCTTCTTTGAGTGTGATGGAATTTTGAAAAGAATTCGCGATCGCCTGTACTTCTTGAATCGTGGCTGGCAATCCCGTTTGTCCAAACTTCTTCTCGTTACCCTTACCACCAAAGGCTCCTGCAAGAATACTCGGCTGCATTTTTGCTTTGGATGTAAAGTCGCTCAGGCTATAGGCAATCAGATTACTAATGCGATATTTCTCAATTAACCAATGTTTGCCATCGCTAGGTTTTGCTTCATATAGAGCCGAGAGGGGAATGTAGCGCAATAGGCTATCAGGAGCATAGAGAATTGTCTCCGTATTTGCCTGCTTGAGTTCTGTCTCAATCGGCTTAATTAAGATCTGATAGAGTTGGATCGCTGGTTCTTTAAAATCTTCAGAACCTGTATCTAATAAACTAGATTTGAAATTTTCGATTAAAGTTTTCAAATCATCCTGTTTAATATTGACAGTACGGCTAATCGGCGGCTGGTTTTGAGAGAATAGAATTAGCTCTAACCGATCATCAAGAATTAGTGGATAGAAGAGAACAGTTCTCTGAGGAATCTGTTTGAGGTAATCAGGAACCTTGTTGATTTCAGCTTTAGGGATTTGTTGGATTTGACTAGCAAGTTGGCGATTAAGTTCAGCGATTTGGGCAAACTTAACTGTGGAAACATCACGGATAAAAGCCTGCTCCACATCTAATAGTTGAATTCCCCGTAATGTTCTATCGGTTCCCTTAATATTTTTGAGATAGTCTTCCAGTTCTTGCACCTTGAGTAAGTCAATCACCTGCAAAGCTTCCATAACGCGACCCTGTTTCAGTAAAAGGTCAGCAAGACGGCGATAGGAACTCTCAATAGTAGATAAGTAAGACTTTTGATCTTCCTTGCTCAAACCACGGATATCTTTGCGAATTGCTTCACGAACATTTATTGATCGCTTATAAAACAGAATTGCTAACTCAGGTTGTCCCTGTTGGGAGAATAAATATCCAAGCTGACTCAGGGCGCTTCCTTCGCCAGCGCGATTGCCCATTTGAATAGCCGTAGCTAATGCTTGTTGATGATAGTCAAAGGCTTGATCAACTTGCCCCAGTGCATTGTAGGCAGTGCCTAAACTGCTGAGGGCAGTTCTGATGCCATCGCGATCGCCAATTTGTTTAGCAATTTCTAGACTTTGCTGGTAGTAGGCAACGGCTCTCTGGCTATCACCGAGGGCACGATAGGAAATTCCGAGATTGTTTAGTGTCCGTCCCTCTGTATAGCGATTACCAATTTCACGGGCAATCACTAGGGCTTGCTGGAAATAGCCGATCGCTTTGGGATATTGTCGAAGACTGTTATGGACAATTCCCAGATTATTTAAAGTATCAGCCTCACCGCTACGAGCGCCAACTTGCTTTTTGAGAGTTAAGGATTGCTGGTAATAATCAATGGCTTTCTGGTACTGCCCCAAAGAATCGTATGCCCCACCAAGGGTATTTAAGGCATCGGCTTCACCATTGCGATCATTAATTTGCTTTTTGATAACAAGAGATTTTTGATATTGCTCAATCGCTGTTTGATACTTACCAAGACCATCGTAGGCAATGCCAAGGGCGATATACAAATCTGACTCACCATCGCGATCGCCAATTTGCTTCAAGATGGGTAAACATTTTTGATAATAATCAATTGCCTTAGGATATTGTCCGAGCAGATTGTAGGCATTGCCGAGATTGCCTAACGAGCGACCTTCCCCATAGCGATCGCCAGTTTGTTTTTTAATTGCCAGAGCTTGCTCATGATATTCGATGGCTTTGGTGTACTGACCCAAGAAATAATAAGTGACCCCTAAATTAGCGAGGGAATTACCCTGATTATTGCGATCGCCAATTTCTTGAGCAATGGCTAAGGATTGCTGGTGATATTCAAGGGATTTTTGATACTTACCTAGAG containing:
- a CDS encoding CHAT domain-containing protein, with translation MNKGLGAIALVTLLSCLSVPILGSDRLWAQEASDRRAEAGRLLNQGLQQYRNNQTQAAFQTWQKTLQIYREIKDRAGEGKVLNNFGIAYYMLGQYDKSVNFFQQRLAIARELNDRKSEANALDSLGLSYILLGQYEKAIAFYQQAVEIFQELKDRQNEGNAVGNLGIAHRELGKYQQAINFHQQQLAITREIKDRAGEGRALGGLGIVYRELGQYQKAITFYEQDLAIARGFKDLNGQGRAFNNLGIAYSNLLKYKEAVTFYQQALEIFRDSENRKEEASTLGNLSIAYRELGQYQKALTFHHQQLAIAYEIKDRVTEGRAVGGLGIIYNKLRQYDKALPFYQRDLAITIELGDRRGEGRVFNNLGVIFADLNQTTLSILAYKKSVNIQESIRKDLRGLSKEEQKSFLDTVARTYRHLASLLLTQGRIIEALQVLDLLKVQELEDYLKNVKGNDRTAQGVKLLEPEKVIGRQLPILKLENSPEINLQLANQIRQIPTSELNKIPDYLQQIPQGTVLLYPLILSDRLELILFSPNSPPLNHTVKISQKELEDLINNYRTGLLDTTSEDYKAAAVALYNLLIKPIEAELIQTKAQTILYAPDGQMRYVPLAALYDGKKWLIEKYQISNLIAYSLSDFSPKPKTQPNILAGAFGGKAGEKRFGQLGLPATLKEVQVIANSFQNSVTLTEDQFSRQALESKFKDHNILHLASHAEFNTGVPDNSFIIFGNGDKIRLNEISDWQIPNIDLVILSACQTGVGKLGDGVEVLGFGYQVQKAGAKQAIASLWKVDDAGTQALMEAFYQELKKGNITSTEALQRAQISLIKSQNYNHPNYWSAFFAIGNGL
- a CDS encoding CHAT domain-containing protein → MAISLYAGCCATAGFDVNVSMLTMNKAIGIVMLACLSCLPMSITIIESIQAQTTQDSKTEATRLLRQGNQLYQASRYREAIQTWQLALEIYRTIKDRQGEATILNNLGTAYENFGQYQKAIDFYQQSLAITTQISDRKGEAMALSNLGGAYDSLGHYQKAIELYQQSLAIQKQIGHRYGEATSLNNLGLAYNNIGQYQKAIELYQQALATQKKIDDREGESISLNNLGLASDNLGQYQKAIVFYQQALAIKKQIGDRNGEARSLNNLGAIYKNLGQYQKAIDFYQQALAIKKQIGNRDGEATSLNNLGLVYDYLGQYQKAIDFYQQALAIAKQIGESSIEARSLNNLGAAYDRLRQYQKAIDFYRQALEMQEKIGDRQGEARSLNNLGVAYKNIRQYPRAIDLHQQSLAIKKQIGDRQGEATSLNNLGVDFNQLDQTEISILFYKQSVNVFESIRQSLKGLREEEQQSFTNTIASSYRNLADLLLKQGRIMEALQVLDLLKVQELEDYFKNIKGSDRSAQGVRLLEPEKAINDELLAVSFENSKEINSQLANKIQQLPKSEINKVPDYLQKIPQGTALLYPLILGDRLEIILFTPNTTPISRTVNISQKELETLVIDFRSGLLDSGSEDVKEPAAKLYKLLIKPIEADLTQAKVTTILYAPDGILRYIPLAALYDGKQWLAEKYRINNLIAYSLFDFAPNLKTQPNILAGAFGGKAGEKKFGQNALPATLTEVQAIANLFQNSVTLTEENFSRQAIEAKFKNHNILHLATHAEFNIGVPDNSFIIFGNGDKVRLNEITDWQIPNIDLIVLSACQTGVGKLGDGVEILGFGYQVQKAGAKNAIASLWSVNDEGTQALMEAFYGELKKGDVTPTEALNRAQVTLIKSPKYNHPNYWSAFFAIGNGL